One stretch of bacterium DNA includes these proteins:
- a CDS encoding tetratricopeptide repeat protein, which yields MALDLIRKWSCLSVGLACCLLLTIFAAGCGSGRKKIEITTSSELAEAYFVKGVELVESFRTKEACRYFEKAVAEDPDFALAYLFLATSQPSRKEIYENIGIAEELSRPKEVENQQRPSSGLGLTITLPTAVSPEYLQEATRRVDRVSKGERLWILGVAATFAGKSAEHFECFRELAAAYPYDERARRMLGDYYFGTNQYQLAIQEYVAATDINPQYAVAYNMLGYTLRESGDLAGAERAFLKYIELAPDQPNPYDSYADLLLGMGRHEESIEYYRKALARDSMFAFSRVGIAANLNLLGRHAEAREYLHAASDSGLTFMQRRSLLWGIVISYVDEGDLESALAAAEKTSRFSASSGSTIETVSDMNLVGQVLLEMGRLDEARAKFEEGLRLVEESAIPPDVRTWARALTALRVGCRIALKENNVTAARKSIEEFAASVDTTGNPSLRWLLNHYSGLVALEEGDFARAVSELDQGMANDPATHFLLGRAHEKLGDREKAAECYKKATEANLVNDLGYTLIRRKAAGALRSLSET from the coding sequence ATGGCCTTGGATCTGATCCGGAAATGGAGTTGCTTGTCTGTCGGCCTTGCTTGTTGCCTCTTGTTGACGATTTTTGCGGCCGGCTGCGGCTCTGGACGAAAAAAAATCGAGATCACCACGTCATCCGAGCTGGCCGAGGCCTATTTCGTGAAGGGCGTCGAACTGGTGGAGAGCTTTCGCACGAAAGAAGCCTGCCGCTATTTCGAGAAAGCGGTGGCGGAGGACCCCGACTTCGCGTTGGCCTATCTCTTCCTGGCGACTAGCCAGCCGAGCCGGAAAGAAATATACGAGAACATCGGCATCGCCGAGGAGCTCTCCCGCCCTAAGGAAGTGGAAAACCAACAGCGGCCCTCGTCGGGACTTGGTTTGACGATTACACTGCCGACCGCCGTTTCGCCCGAATATCTGCAGGAAGCCACCCGCCGGGTTGACCGGGTCTCGAAGGGCGAGCGGTTGTGGATTCTGGGTGTGGCGGCCACCTTTGCCGGGAAATCCGCGGAGCATTTCGAGTGCTTCCGCGAACTTGCCGCGGCCTATCCCTACGATGAGCGTGCGCGTCGTATGTTGGGCGACTACTACTTCGGAACCAACCAGTACCAGCTGGCGATTCAGGAGTACGTGGCAGCCACGGACATCAATCCCCAGTACGCCGTCGCCTACAACATGCTGGGCTACACGTTGCGGGAAAGTGGCGATCTCGCCGGGGCGGAACGCGCATTCCTCAAGTATATCGAGCTGGCCCCCGATCAACCCAATCCCTATGACTCCTACGCCGACTTGCTGCTGGGGATGGGACGCCATGAGGAGTCAATCGAATACTACCGGAAAGCGTTGGCCCGCGATTCGATGTTCGCCTTCTCCCGAGTAGGAATTGCCGCCAACCTCAATCTTCTTGGGCGTCACGCGGAGGCCCGCGAGTATCTACATGCGGCGTCCGATTCCGGCTTGACGTTTATGCAGCGGCGTAGCCTTCTGTGGGGGATCGTCATCTCTTACGTGGATGAAGGCGATCTGGAGAGCGCACTCGCGGCGGCTGAAAAGACGTCCCGCTTCTCCGCGAGCTCAGGATCCACGATCGAGACGGTGTCGGACATGAATCTCGTCGGACAGGTGCTTCTCGAAATGGGTCGTTTGGATGAGGCTCGTGCCAAGTTCGAGGAAGGTCTTCGACTCGTGGAAGAGTCCGCCATCCCGCCCGATGTTCGAACCTGGGCACGTGCCCTTACGGCGCTCCGAGTCGGCTGCCGGATTGCGCTGAAAGAGAACAACGTTACCGCCGCGCGCAAGAGCATCGAGGAGTTTGCCGCCAGTGTAGACACGACGGGCAATCCCTCTTTGCGTTGGCTCCTGAATCACTACTCCGGCCTGGTGGCTCTCGAAGAAGGCGATTTCGCCCGCGCCGTCTCGGAACTCGATCAAGGGATGGCCAACGATCCGGCGACGCACTTCCTGCTCGGCCGGGCACACGAGAAGCTGGGCGACCGGGAAAAAGCCGCGGAATGCTACAAGAAGGCCACGGAAGCGAATCTCGTGAATGATCTCGGCTATACGCTCATCCGGCGGAAAGCTGCCGGCGCTCTGCGGAGTCTGTCCGAGACCTGA